A DNA window from Canis lupus familiaris isolate Mischka breed German Shepherd chromosome 10, alternate assembly UU_Cfam_GSD_1.0, whole genome shotgun sequence contains the following coding sequences:
- the OR6C6K gene encoding LOW QUALITY PROTEIN: olfactory receptor 6C6 (The sequence of the model RefSeq protein was modified relative to this genomic sequence to represent the inferred CDS: inserted 1 base in 1 codon; deleted 1 base in 1 codon) → MFSHDTFMAYKREMRNHSTEIEFILIRLTDDPQLQVVIFVFLFLNYTLSLMGNLTIILLTLLDPHLKMPMYFFLCNFSFLEIIFTTVCIPRYLKTIVTKEQNVSYNNCVAQLFFILLLGVAEFYLLAAMSYDRYVAICKPLHYPIIMNSRVCYWLVLSSWLTGFLIIFPPLLMGLKLDFCASKTIDHFMXSPILQISCTDTHQFYVLELMSFIFAVVTLVVTLVLVDLSYTCIMKTIMKFPSAQQRTKAFSTCTSHMIVVSMTYGSYIFMYIKPSAKERVTVSKDVALLYTSIAPLLNPFIYILRNQQVKEIFWDMLQKRLCFSKKQL, encoded by the exons atgttttctcaTGACACTTTTATG GCTTATAAAAGAGAGATGAGAAACCATTCAACAGAAATAGAGTTTATTCTCATAAGACTGACGGATGACCCACAATTGCAAGttgtgatttttgtgtttttatttcttaattacacATTGAGCCTGATGGGGAACTTAACCATTATCCTACTCACTCTGCTGGATCCTCACCTCAAGATGccaatgtatttctttctctgtaatttctcatttttagaaatcatattCACAACGGTATGTATTCCCAGATACTTGAAAACCATAGTGACTAAAGAACAAAACGTTTCATATAATAACTGTGTggctcaattattttttattcttttactgggAGTTGCAGAGTTTTACCTTCTGGCTGCTAtgtcctatgaccgctatgtggccatctgtaaaCCCTTGCATTACCCAATCATTATGAACAGCAGAGTGTGCTATTGGCTTGTACTTTCTTCTTGGCTGACTGGATTCCTAATCATCTTTCCACCATTGCTCATGGGACTCAAGCTGGATTTCTGTGCTTCCAAAACGATTGATCACTTTA TTTCCCCCATCCTGCAGATAtcctgcacagacacacac caattttatgtCCTAGAATTGATGTCTTTCATCTTCGCTGTGGTGACACTTGTGGTCACATTGGTGTTAGTGGATCTCTCCTACACTTGCATCATGAAGACCATTATGAAATtcccttctgcacagcaaaggaccaAAGCTTTTTCCACCTGTACTTCCCATATGATTGTTGTCTCCATGACATATGGGAGCTACATCTTTATGTATATTAAGCCATCTGCCAAAGAAAGGGTGACTGTATCCAAAGATGTAGCTTTGCTGTATACCTCAATTGCCCCTTTACTAAATCCCTTCATTTATATCCTAAGGAACCAGCAGGT aaaagaaatcttttggGATATGTTACAAAAAAGgttgtgtttttcaaaaaaacaattgTAA